In one Bacillota bacterium genomic region, the following are encoded:
- a CDS encoding DUF4338 domain-containing protein, which yields MSYKAANWLYLGETKGIGRNGGKKRILSRKSIFVYPLQNDFRAYLKGEKPYKVVEPDE from the coding sequence ATTTCGTATAAAGCAGCCAACTGGCTTTATCTAGGAGAGACCAAAGGGATTGGTCGTAACGGTGGGAAAAAAAGAATTCTTTCAAGGAAGTCAATCTTTGTATATCCATTACAGAACGACTTCAGAGCTTATCTTAAGGGGGAAAAGCCTTATAAGGTGGTGGAGCCGGATGAGTAA
- a CDS encoding DUF47 family protein, translating into MDLVLKCHEEFVAAIEILFTDKRKFKIETLAARISALESKADDERHSIIKTLLGGALLPESRGEILKLIELTDEVANKSEELITQICLENITFYDEMKTCIIDINNKTREQFLLLRNIINTLFTGYDILENYKIIQKTELIESEVDKLEESLIKELYSMDINLVEMNQLRNIISKYPIHPIL; encoded by the coding sequence GTGGATTTAGTTTTAAAATGCCATGAGGAGTTTGTTGCTGCTATTGAAATACTCTTTACTGATAAGCGGAAATTCAAAATTGAAACACTGGCAGCAAGAATCAGTGCATTAGAGTCAAAGGCGGATGATGAACGCCACAGTATTATTAAAACCTTGCTTGGCGGTGCATTATTGCCCGAGTCACGGGGAGAAATACTTAAGCTCATTGAGTTGACAGATGAGGTAGCAAATAAATCAGAAGAATTAATAACGCAGATTTGCCTTGAAAATATTACATTTTATGATGAAATGAAAACCTGTATTATTGACATTAATAACAAGACAAGAGAACAGTTTTTATTACTCCGCAATATAATAAACACACTCTTTACCGGTTATGACATACTTGAAAACTATAAAATAATACAAAAGACAGAACTGATAGAAAGTGAAGTTGACAAGCTGGAAGAAAGCTTGATTAAAGAACTGTACTCCATGGACATCAACCTGGTAGAAATGAATCAGCTAAGGAACATAATTTCAAAATATCCGATACATCCGATATTATAG
- a CDS encoding ribokinase, translating to MKNYDTFIIGHISLDKIITHKGELTELIGGAVIYSSYVAFAGGNKTGVLTKTAREDIHLLDEFNIPREDIYYLPSKKTTSIKSEFFSEDKERRKCTALSIADPFTVEDIPDVNSKIYHLAGLIAGDFNNELIKHLSKKGKVAVDVQGFLRVAENGEMVFKDWKGKKDYLPYIDFLKADAAEAEVLTGYSDRKKAAETLFNWGAREIMITHNTEVITYNKDGFCQCPLKPRNLSGRTGRGDTCFSAYITERNNREMEDSLIYAAALVSLKMETPGPFKGKRSDVEAYIKSFY from the coding sequence ATGAAAAATTATGACACTTTTATTATAGGACATATTTCTCTTGACAAAATCATTACCCATAAGGGAGAATTAACCGAGTTAATTGGTGGAGCTGTTATCTACAGTTCTTACGTGGCCTTTGCCGGGGGAAACAAAACAGGAGTACTTACAAAAACTGCAAGGGAGGATATACACCTGCTTGATGAGTTTAATATTCCTCGGGAGGATATATATTATCTACCATCAAAAAAGACAACATCAATTAAAAGTGAATTTTTTTCAGAGGACAAGGAAAGAAGAAAATGCACTGCTTTAAGCATTGCCGACCCGTTTACTGTGGAAGATATTCCCGATGTAAACTCCAAAATATACCATCTTGCGGGTTTAATCGCAGGGGATTTTAACAATGAACTTATTAAGCACCTTTCAAAAAAGGGAAAAGTTGCAGTGGATGTGCAGGGTTTTTTAAGAGTAGCGGAAAACGGAGAAATGGTTTTCAAGGATTGGAAAGGGAAAAAAGACTATTTGCCATACATTGACTTTCTGAAAGCAGATGCTGCCGAGGCAGAAGTTTTAACAGGATACAGCGACAGAAAGAAAGCGGCGGAAACTCTTTTTAACTGGGGTGCCCGTGAAATAATGATTACCCACAACACCGAGGTTATTACGTATAATAAAGACGGATTTTGCCAGTGCCCCTTAAAACCAAGAAACCTATCAGGAAGGACAGGCAGGGGAGACACGTGCTTTAGCGCTTATATAACAGAAAGAAACAATAGAGAAATGGAAGATTCACTTATATACGCAGCAGCACTGGTATCGTTAAAAATGGAAACACCCGGACCGTTTAAGGGAAAGAGATCTGATGTAGAAGCTTATATCAAAAGCTTTTACTAA
- a CDS encoding SDR family oxidoreductase, whose amino-acid sequence MNFMPRSLFDLTGKTALITGSSRGIGFELARGLAEAGAKIILNSANKDNLQTAVSKLANEGFEVYGALFDVTDKQQIEEQLISVEKQAGPIDILINNAGIQIRAPLEAFNLSEWKKIIDINLTGVFLVSQYVSKGMIARRSGKIINICSLQSELGRPTIAPYAASKGGVKMLTKAMAAEWAKYNIQVNGIGPGYFITDMTRTLAEDEKFDSWIKNRTPAGRWGDVKELIGAAIFFASDASSFINGQILYIDGGLSSVV is encoded by the coding sequence ATTAATTTCATGCCACGTTCGCTATTCGATCTTACTGGTAAAACAGCGCTGATTACTGGTTCTAGCAGAGGTATAGGTTTTGAATTAGCTCGCGGTCTTGCAGAGGCAGGAGCAAAAATTATATTAAATAGTGCTAATAAAGATAATTTGCAAACGGCTGTGTCTAAGTTGGCAAATGAAGGCTTTGAAGTTTATGGAGCTCTTTTTGATGTTACTGATAAGCAGCAAATAGAAGAGCAATTAATATCCGTAGAAAAGCAGGCTGGCCCTATTGATATATTAATTAACAATGCCGGCATACAAATACGCGCGCCGCTTGAAGCTTTTAATTTATCTGAATGGAAGAAGATAATTGATATAAACTTAACAGGCGTGTTCCTTGTTTCTCAGTATGTTAGCAAAGGTATGATCGCGAGAAGATCAGGGAAAATAATAAATATTTGTTCATTGCAGAGCGAGTTGGGAAGACCTACCATTGCTCCGTATGCTGCGTCCAAAGGCGGAGTAAAAATGCTTACAAAAGCCATGGCAGCAGAATGGGCAAAATATAATATTCAGGTTAATGGAATAGGTCCCGGATATTTTATTACCGATATGACAAGAACTCTTGCCGAGGATGAAAAATTTGATTCATGGATTAAAAACAGAACTCCTGCAGGCAGATGGGGAGATGTAAAAGAATTAATAGGAGCGGCCATATTTTTTGCTTCTGATGCTTCAAGTTTTATAAATGGTCAAATACTATATATTGATGGAGGATTGTCTTCAGTGGTTTGA
- a CDS encoding helix-turn-helix domain-containing protein, with protein MPVRRHERIQIEIDDSIKIDLLGYLKCEKGWQGDEHTHPFWEFIYVPSGEILMFVETESIYGLDNRLFIIEPLKKHWMQNNSNVDKEILYIGFDFSFIPSSNLDVNIGSFILNMPEITVLMYELDRIFDNAEYDKNKQVMLNYARGRIMRALSLILSNLAVYKYADDGAKNLDLRKQVIIEKIKRYLMKNIHLNINMKTLANEFYLSPNYLGYLFKKVTGMSIKQYHNKIKMEAAIVMLRNSEQYITEIAQQLGFDNVSYFSKSFKNHFNISPSQIRK; from the coding sequence ATGCCTGTTCGCCGACATGAAAGAATACAAATTGAAATTGATGATAGTATCAAGATTGACCTGTTAGGCTATTTAAAATGTGAAAAGGGATGGCAAGGAGACGAGCATACCCATCCTTTCTGGGAATTTATTTACGTTCCTTCCGGTGAAATTTTAATGTTTGTTGAAACCGAATCCATATATGGTTTGGATAACAGGCTTTTTATAATCGAACCATTGAAAAAGCACTGGATGCAAAATAATTCAAATGTAGATAAGGAAATTCTTTATATTGGTTTTGATTTCAGCTTTATACCTTCTTCCAACCTGGATGTTAATATTGGCTCTTTTATATTGAATATGCCTGAAATAACTGTATTGATGTATGAATTGGACAGAATTTTTGATAATGCCGAATATGATAAGAATAAGCAAGTTATGTTGAACTACGCAAGGGGCAGGATAATGAGAGCGTTATCGTTAATACTTTCAAATTTGGCTGTTTACAAATATGCTGATGATGGCGCTAAAAATTTGGATCTAAGAAAACAGGTTATCATAGAAAAAATAAAAAGGTATTTAATGAAAAACATACACTTAAATATCAATATGAAAACATTGGCAAACGAGTTTTACCTTTCGCCCAATTATTTGGGATATTTGTTCAAGAAAGTGACAGGCATGAGTATTAAACAATACCATAATAAGATTAAAATGGAAGCTGCCATTGTCATGCTTCGCAATTCGGAACAATATATTACCGAAATAGCCCAACAGTTAGGATTTGATAATGTATCGTACTTTTCAAAAAGTTTCAAAAATCATTTTAATATTTCACCGTCGCAGATAAGGAAATAA
- a CDS encoding AraC family transcriptional regulator, which yields MELNGFKKFFLSYIIVLLIPITMGILVYVKTYNTLEGESYRANMAVLQQTKLIIDSWMQEVEQMANQIILNKQVNNFARIKGNLTTADIYSMISIINNLSTYKNINTFIDDYYIYFVNSGVILTPTSECDARLFYDNIYAFEGKSYKEWHQVMCLNYYWGQFLDMHTVDLASKRDSNKMLTYIKSMYIYGSDKPDAQIVILINKNKIKELLSNVFSSGKAYIIDKNNYVVMASDNEQGYIPKYKELKNSIEGEPKSIKGADFNIVYASSANNNWKYMIVIPRSVYIEKINYIRTLTALVVAFCMIVGLLISYFNAYKTYVPIKDILNKIIVHLGGSIPNIVKNEIAFIQQAVAFTINENKELKNRLKEYLPTLKNNFLSNLLEGKVCGNCINKEMLDLYEIDFISDSFEVILFFLMPGMNLCRDCINKQDWRLVKNIEENLKDEITVHENRGYICNMGNEAIALIMNFQPRKKFEQKRKELETLINDIKIQIEKYYQISPLVCVGNVHEGIDGINLSYIEALKAARYKLAKGNNGIIFYDEICNMEEFYYYPLEKEMQLINYIKAGDSKEAEKVIDAVIEQNLIKHRLSLELLQCLYFDIASTVIKALNEVSKNYEMMPKRNTGSLDGILECDSISEIREVIKDICDRVSVCKKQNKQYGRLKLKQDIAKYIEEHYLEQDLSQVSISENVGISPSYLSHFFKNEFGESMVDYINRMRINRAKQILLEDKSISLEHIASLVGFNSDKALIRIFKKYEGITPGVYREL from the coding sequence TTGGAACTCAATGGTTTCAAAAAATTTTTTTTATCCTATATAATAGTGTTGTTGATTCCGATAACCATGGGGATATTAGTATATGTCAAAACTTACAATACATTGGAAGGGGAATCTTATCGTGCCAATATGGCTGTATTGCAGCAAACCAAGTTAATTATCGATTCGTGGATGCAGGAAGTTGAACAGATGGCTAATCAAATAATTCTAAACAAACAGGTTAATAATTTTGCGCGTATTAAAGGGAATTTAACTACTGCTGATATATATAGCATGATAAGTATTATTAATAATTTATCAACTTATAAAAATATAAATACATTTATTGACGATTATTACATCTATTTCGTTAATAGCGGGGTAATACTTACTCCAACAAGCGAGTGCGATGCCAGATTGTTTTATGATAATATTTATGCCTTTGAAGGCAAATCGTATAAAGAATGGCATCAAGTTATGTGTCTGAATTATTATTGGGGCCAGTTTTTAGATATGCACACGGTTGATTTGGCTAGCAAACGCGATTCAAACAAAATGTTAACATATATTAAATCCATGTATATATACGGCAGTGATAAACCCGATGCCCAAATAGTCATATTGATCAATAAAAATAAAATAAAGGAACTTTTGTCCAATGTGTTTAGTAGTGGTAAAGCCTATATTATAGATAAAAATAATTATGTGGTTATGGCTTCGGATAATGAGCAAGGATATATACCCAAATATAAGGAACTAAAAAACAGCATAGAAGGTGAGCCTAAGTCGATTAAGGGAGCAGATTTTAATATAGTATATGCATCCTCCGCCAATAATAATTGGAAGTACATGATTGTAATACCGCGTTCAGTATATATAGAAAAAATTAATTATATACGGACCCTCACTGCATTGGTTGTGGCATTCTGTATGATTGTAGGTCTGCTTATATCGTATTTTAACGCATATAAAACTTATGTACCTATAAAGGACATATTAAACAAAATTATTGTACATTTGGGAGGCAGCATACCTAATATTGTAAAGAACGAGATAGCGTTCATACAGCAAGCTGTTGCATTTACTATTAATGAAAATAAGGAATTAAAAAACAGGCTAAAGGAATATCTGCCAACATTGAAAAACAATTTTTTGAGCAATTTGCTTGAAGGGAAGGTATGTGGCAATTGTATCAATAAAGAAATGCTTGATCTATATGAAATAGATTTTATATCGGACAGTTTTGAAGTCATATTATTCTTTTTAATGCCTGGAATGAACTTGTGCAGGGATTGCATAAACAAACAGGATTGGAGATTGGTTAAAAACATAGAGGAGAACTTGAAAGATGAAATTACGGTTCATGAAAACAGGGGTTATATATGCAACATGGGAAACGAAGCAATAGCCTTAATAATGAATTTTCAGCCGCGAAAGAAATTTGAGCAAAAAAGAAAAGAACTTGAAACATTAATCAACGATATTAAAATCCAAATAGAGAAATATTATCAAATATCCCCGTTGGTTTGCGTAGGAAATGTTCATGAAGGGATTGATGGAATAAATCTGTCGTATATTGAAGCTCTTAAAGCTGCAAGGTATAAATTGGCCAAAGGTAACAATGGCATAATATTCTACGATGAAATATGCAATATGGAGGAATTTTACTATTATCCTTTAGAAAAGGAAATGCAGCTGATAAACTATATAAAAGCCGGGGATAGCAAGGAAGCCGAAAAAGTGATAGATGCCGTGATAGAGCAAAATCTTATAAAACACCGTTTATCACTCGAATTATTGCAATGCCTGTATTTTGATATTGCAAGCACGGTTATCAAAGCGCTAAACGAGGTAAGCAAAAACTATGAGATGATGCCCAAGCGAAATACAGGTTCATTGGATGGGATATTGGAATGCGATAGCATCAGTGAAATTAGGGAAGTTATAAAGGATATCTGTGACAGGGTTTCTGTGTGTAAGAAACAAAATAAGCAATACGGTAGATTAAAATTGAAGCAGGATATAGCTAAGTATATAGAAGAACATTATCTTGAGCAGGACTTAAGCCAGGTTTCCATATCAGAGAACGTTGGAATATCTCCTTCTTATCTTTCACATTTTTTCAAAAATGAGTTCGGAGAAAGTATGGTGGATTATATTAACAGGATGAGAATAAACAGGGCAAAACAAATTCTTTTGGAAGATAAAAGCATTTCTTTGGAACATATAGCATCTCTCGTAGGATTCAATAGTGACAAGGCATTGATACGTATATTTAAGAAATATGAAGGTATAACTCCCGGAGTCTATAGGGAGCTGTAA
- a CDS encoding extracellular solute-binding protein, which yields MKKSIVKFISLTVALLLMTSIFFGCSGYKAKGGQPSNENADIEKEANSSDGMSKTELTALPIVKEPITLTYYTELGSKAAHTMKSHAEMACYKELEKRTGIKIEFIHPPMGQESEHFNLMIASRDLPDIIYWNWLDYPGGPEKAISDGIIIKLNEYMDKYAPNLKQVFSDSPDARKQSMLDDGSYYMFPFLKIDPSLKAGGPVIRKDWLDKLSLSIPKTLDDWYNMLKTFKEKDPNGNGKTDEIPLIARKEIGRLEGLTSFTAPFGVVFGFYQDDGKIKYGPIEEGYKQFIITMNKWYKEGLLDREFAATDEKSFDAKLTSERAGAYIGRIANTFGRYLTLMKDKNSSFNLTGAPWPIGPAGKPYNVRTDMVLICYGQGAAISTKNEHVIESVRWLDYHYSPDGHMLMNFGILGESYIMEGDYPKYTDIIVNNPELGATDALAKYAVSQSSGPIVQDKRYFEQILVFPQQKECIELWNSGSDTSLLLPPIAPSIDESAKFASIMSDIDTLVSEMFTKFIMGVEPIDKFEEYVQQIKKMGIDEAIKIQQAAYDRYNNRK from the coding sequence ATGAAAAAAAGTATTGTTAAATTTATTTCGCTTACTGTCGCTTTACTACTTATGACCTCTATATTCTTTGGATGCAGCGGTTATAAAGCTAAGGGAGGTCAACCTTCCAATGAGAACGCTGATATTGAAAAGGAAGCAAATTCATCAGATGGGATGAGTAAAACTGAGCTTACTGCCTTGCCAATTGTTAAGGAACCTATTACTCTTACGTATTACACAGAGCTTGGGTCAAAAGCAGCGCATACAATGAAGAGTCATGCAGAAATGGCATGCTACAAAGAACTTGAAAAAAGAACCGGCATCAAAATTGAATTCATACATCCGCCAATGGGCCAGGAATCCGAACATTTCAACCTTATGATAGCATCGAGAGATCTTCCTGATATAATTTATTGGAATTGGTTAGATTATCCAGGAGGACCAGAAAAAGCTATCAGCGATGGAATTATTATCAAATTAAATGAATATATGGACAAATATGCACCCAATCTAAAACAGGTATTTTCAGATTCGCCAGATGCTAGGAAACAAAGTATGTTAGATGACGGATCATATTATATGTTTCCATTTTTAAAAATTGATCCTTCATTGAAGGCAGGAGGACCGGTAATAAGGAAAGACTGGTTGGATAAGCTTAGTTTGTCCATACCAAAAACATTGGATGACTGGTACAACATGCTAAAGACATTTAAAGAAAAAGATCCTAACGGAAATGGTAAAACTGATGAAATTCCCTTGATAGCCCGGAAGGAAATTGGCAGGTTGGAAGGCTTGACAAGTTTTACAGCACCTTTTGGAGTGGTTTTTGGATTCTACCAAGATGATGGGAAAATTAAATATGGTCCAATAGAAGAAGGGTACAAGCAATTTATCATTACTATGAACAAATGGTATAAGGAAGGACTATTGGATCGTGAATTTGCAGCAACTGATGAAAAGAGCTTTGATGCCAAACTTACTTCAGAAAGGGCAGGCGCGTATATAGGAAGAATTGCCAATACTTTCGGAAGATATCTTACATTAATGAAAGATAAGAATTCATCATTTAATTTGACAGGCGCTCCTTGGCCAATAGGTCCTGCAGGAAAGCCATATAATGTCCGCACAGATATGGTCTTAATATGTTACGGTCAGGGAGCTGCTATTTCAACCAAGAATGAGCATGTTATTGAATCTGTAAGGTGGCTGGATTATCATTATAGTCCCGATGGACATATGCTTATGAATTTTGGTATATTGGGAGAAAGCTATATAATGGAAGGTGATTATCCTAAATATACCGATATAATAGTTAATAATCCCGAACTTGGAGCGACTGACGCTCTTGCAAAGTATGCCGTATCACAGTCTAGCGGACCTATTGTTCAGGATAAACGGTATTTTGAACAAATTCTTGTTTTCCCTCAACAGAAGGAGTGTATTGAATTATGGAATAGCGGTAGTGATACTTCTCTTCTTTTACCTCCTATCGCTCCTTCAATAGATGAAAGTGCGAAATTTGCATCTATAATGAGCGATATTGATACACTTGTTTCTGAAATGTTTACCAAATTCATAATGGGAGTGGAGCCAATTGATAAGTTTGAAGAGTATGTACAACAGATAAAGAAAATGGGTATTGATGAAGCAATAAAAATACAGCAGGCAGCATATGACAGATATAATAACAGGAAATAG
- a CDS encoding sugar ABC transporter permease encodes MAISNRILSHNMKRELCIIKKDYNKRKLVYLMLMPVLSFYIIFHYWPMYGAIIAFKQFSPGKGIFASPWVGFENFQDFFNSYYCWRLIRNTLLINVYQLIFAFPAPIIFAFLLNEVKDGIFKRTVQTVSYLPHFISLIVVCGMLVDFLSIDGVVNDIIEMFGGQRISLLLQPSWFRAIYVSSGIWQHMGWDSIIYLASLSSIDPQLYEAIKIDGGGRLRQLWHISLPGIAPTIIILLILKAGQMMNVGFEKVFLLYNPNTYETADVISTFVYRKGLLEMNFSYSAAVGLFNSVINFVLLVLSNKISKVTTETSLW; translated from the coding sequence ATGGCTATTAGCAACAGAATATTGAGTCATAATATGAAAAGAGAATTATGTATAATCAAAAAGGACTATAATAAAAGAAAACTTGTTTACCTGATGCTCATGCCAGTACTTTCTTTTTACATCATTTTTCATTATTGGCCTATGTACGGCGCTATAATAGCATTTAAACAGTTTAGTCCTGGTAAAGGTATATTTGCTAGTCCATGGGTAGGATTTGAAAATTTTCAAGATTTCTTTAATAGCTATTATTGCTGGAGACTTATACGAAATACATTATTAATAAATGTATATCAATTAATATTTGCATTCCCGGCACCGATTATATTTGCCTTTTTATTGAATGAGGTTAAGGATGGCATATTCAAGCGAACTGTCCAAACAGTATCATATCTTCCGCACTTCATATCTTTAATTGTAGTATGTGGCATGCTGGTAGACTTTTTATCCATTGATGGAGTTGTTAACGATATTATAGAAATGTTTGGAGGGCAACGTATTTCACTACTTTTACAACCATCATGGTTTCGCGCAATATATGTTAGCTCGGGGATCTGGCAGCACATGGGATGGGATTCTATTATTTATTTAGCATCACTTTCATCTATAGATCCACAGCTCTATGAGGCCATAAAAATTGATGGAGGAGGGCGGCTAAGGCAGTTGTGGCATATATCCTTGCCCGGAATTGCTCCAACTATAATAATATTATTGATATTAAAAGCAGGACAGATGATGAATGTTGGATTTGAAAAGGTATTTCTGCTTTATAATCCGAATACATATGAAACGGCCGATGTAATATCTACATTCGTATATAGAAAAGGATTGCTTGAAATGAATTTTAGCTATAGTGCAGCAGTAGGATTGTTTAACTCGGTTATAAATTTTGTCTTGCTTGTATTATCTAATAAAATAAGCAAGGTAACAACCGAAACAAGTTTGTGGTAG
- a CDS encoding carbohydrate ABC transporter permease has product MIMVMLVTLYPVMHITFASLSKPVLVVQHSGLLLYPKGFNFDAYISVFKNPMITLGFSNTLIYVIFGTIVNLILTSLGAYALSRKDLYWKNIIMLIIVFTMFFSGGLIPFYLTVTHLGLLNKRLALIIPSAINTTNLIIMRTSFKTIPDGIEESATMDGANDFTILFRIVLPLSLPVVAVMTLFYSVSHWNSWFNAMIFLRNRALYPLQLILREILILNSTESMVTDISATEKEPVSETIKYATIMVSIVPIMMIYPFLQKYFVKGIMIGALKG; this is encoded by the coding sequence ATGATAATGGTAATGTTAGTTACTTTATATCCTGTTATGCATATTACTTTTGCGTCTTTAAGCAAGCCTGTGCTGGTAGTTCAACATTCCGGCCTTTTGCTTTATCCGAAGGGCTTTAATTTTGATGCATATATATCTGTATTTAAAAATCCGATGATCACTCTTGGATTTAGCAATACGCTTATTTATGTTATTTTTGGAACTATTGTGAATTTAATACTAACTTCACTGGGAGCATACGCTTTATCACGAAAAGACTTATATTGGAAAAATATTATCATGTTAATAATAGTATTTACAATGTTTTTTAGTGGTGGTTTGATTCCATTCTATCTTACTGTTACCCATTTAGGATTGCTCAACAAAAGACTTGCGCTTATAATTCCAAGTGCTATAAACACTACAAACCTCATAATTATGCGTACCTCATTTAAAACAATTCCTGATGGTATTGAAGAATCAGCAACTATGGATGGTGCAAATGACTTTACTATTCTGTTTCGAATTGTTTTGCCGCTCTCTCTCCCTGTTGTGGCAGTAATGACACTATTTTATAGTGTCTCGCATTGGAATTCATGGTTTAACGCAATGATTTTTTTAAGAAATAGAGCGTTGTATCCTCTGCAATTGATTCTGAGAGAAATCCTTATTCTAAATAGTACTGAAAGTATGGTCACTGATATTTCTGCGACAGAGAAAGAACCTGTAAGCGAGACAATCAAGTATGCCACAATTATGGTTTCAATAGTGCCAATAATGATGATTTATCCCTTCTTACAAAAATATTTTGTTAAAGGTATAATGATAGGCGCGCTAAAGGGTTGA
- a CDS encoding Gfo/Idh/MocA family oxidoreductase has protein sequence MKKKPLKICLVGCGRVAKSHMEGAMEVPEYIEVVAVVNKSISKALEFQKIYGVKHAFSSFEEAVEFVEFDAVDLCLPNYLHKEFTLKSANAGKHILVEKPMAITVAECEEMIKAAEDNKISLMVGQSRRFYNAVLESKKLLDKGEIGDLVSITGLLFAYLPKPQTEWWKGVTKTGGLLIPLWGNHIIDYTLWMFNEKPLRVYCESYSVNPEWEGEDEVTIIIGFSGNRHATIKMSWNTRLKDEAWDGAGKMLSSSDVMYKRYIQGKEGTLILNDETCLMKNGKIIWESKQELSNFAIQYIEFAESILEKRDAMTSGKKIIDVIRVQEAALKSASSHSVIYL, from the coding sequence TTGAAAAAAAAGCCGTTGAAAATATGCCTTGTAGGTTGTGGAAGAGTAGCAAAAAGTCATATGGAGGGTGCTATGGAAGTCCCTGAGTATATTGAAGTTGTAGCTGTGGTAAATAAATCAATAAGTAAGGCTTTAGAATTTCAGAAGATCTATGGAGTAAAACATGCCTTTTCAAGTTTTGAAGAGGCAGTGGAATTTGTTGAGTTTGATGCGGTTGATCTGTGTCTTCCTAATTACCTTCACAAAGAATTTACCTTAAAAAGCGCAAATGCGGGAAAACATATCCTTGTAGAAAAACCTATGGCAATTACTGTTGCTGAATGTGAGGAAATGATAAAAGCTGCAGAAGACAACAAGATTTCGCTAATGGTTGGGCAGAGTCGCAGATTCTATAATGCCGTTCTTGAATCAAAAAAGTTATTGGATAAAGGAGAAATAGGAGACTTAGTGAGTATAACCGGCCTACTCTTTGCATATCTTCCGAAGCCTCAAACTGAATGGTGGAAAGGGGTAACAAAAACAGGAGGATTATTAATACCTTTATGGGGAAACCATATTATTGATTATACTCTCTGGATGTTTAATGAAAAGCCGTTAAGAGTTTATTGCGAAAGCTATTCGGTGAATCCGGAATGGGAGGGAGAAGATGAAGTAACTATAATTATTGGCTTTTCAGGCAACAGGCACGCCACGATAAAGATGTCCTGGAACACAAGGCTCAAGGATGAAGCGTGGGATGGAGCAGGAAAAATGCTATCCTCTTCAGACGTAATGTATAAAAGGTACATACAGGGCAAGGAAGGCACGTTGATATTAAATGATGAAACGTGCCTTATGAAAAATGGCAAGATTATATGGGAAAGCAAGCAGGAATTAAGCAATTTTGCCATACAGTACATTGAATTTGCAGAATCTATTCTTGAAAAAAGAGATGCAATGACATCAGGCAAAAAAATAATTGATGTAATAAGAGTACAGGAAGCTGCCTTAAAAAGCGCATCTTCCCATAGTGTTATATATTTATAA